A portion of the Pirellulales bacterium genome contains these proteins:
- the gcvPB gene encoding aminomethyl-transferring glycine dehydrogenase subunit GcvPB: protein MRNTRATALLFEQSLPGRRATRVPVCDVPEQPLTDLLPADALARDVPPLPEVTEPQIVRHFLNLSTLNMSVDTHFYPLGSCTMKYNPKRNEQAANLPGIVDLHPYQPEETLQGLLQLLFEMQHYLAEIAGLDAVSLQPAAGAHGELTALMVAAAYFRSRGEHRTKVLAPDSAHGTNPASAAMAGFDAITVKSNVQGFVDLDDLRAKLTDDVAVFMITNPNTLGLFEPQVKAIADLIHARGGLIYLDGANMNAILGKARPGDFGADMMHYNPHKTFSGPHGGGGPGAGPIAVRGMLAPFLPVPRVGRDGDRYFLDHDHPHSIGRVRSFFGQVGVLVRAYCYIRSYGPDGLKSVSENAVLNANYLLAKVKHIFPVPHGDRCLHEFVASGQKLKTEKGISAMDIAKRLLDYGFHAPTVYFPLTVREALMIEPTETESRETLDAFAETLFRITEESADYLHSAPHSTATSRPDEVAAARKPVMSWGGEGMGH from the coding sequence ATGCGCAACACCCGTGCCACGGCGTTACTTTTTGAACAGTCCCTTCCTGGCCGCCGGGCCACGCGGGTGCCGGTGTGTGATGTGCCGGAGCAACCGCTGACGGATCTGCTGCCCGCGGATGCGCTCGCGCGCGATGTCCCCCCGTTGCCCGAAGTGACCGAACCACAGATCGTCCGGCATTTCCTGAATCTCTCCACGCTGAATATGTCCGTGGACACGCACTTTTATCCGTTAGGTTCCTGTACGATGAAGTACAACCCCAAGCGCAATGAACAGGCGGCCAACTTGCCCGGCATTGTCGATTTGCACCCCTACCAGCCGGAAGAAACGCTACAGGGTTTATTGCAGCTCCTCTTTGAGATGCAGCACTATCTGGCGGAGATCGCCGGGTTGGACGCGGTTTCCCTGCAACCGGCGGCGGGGGCGCATGGTGAATTGACCGCGCTCATGGTGGCGGCGGCCTACTTTCGCTCGCGGGGAGAACACCGGACCAAGGTCCTGGCCCCGGATAGCGCCCACGGTACCAATCCCGCCAGCGCCGCCATGGCCGGATTTGACGCCATCACGGTCAAAAGTAACGTCCAGGGGTTTGTGGACCTGGACGATTTGCGGGCCAAGCTGACCGACGACGTCGCGGTCTTTATGATCACCAATCCCAACACGCTGGGCCTGTTTGAGCCGCAGGTGAAGGCGATCGCCGACCTGATTCACGCGCGGGGGGGGCTGATTTACCTGGATGGGGCGAACATGAACGCCATCCTGGGCAAGGCCCGCCCCGGCGACTTTGGGGCGGATATGATGCACTATAACCCGCACAAGACGTTTAGCGGCCCGCATGGGGGGGGCGGTCCGGGGGCGGGACCGATCGCCGTGAGGGGCATGCTGGCCCCGTTTTTGCCCGTGCCGCGCGTGGGCCGCGACGGCGACCGTTACTTTTTGGATCATGACCATCCCCATTCCATCGGCCGGGTCCGCAGCTTTTTTGGCCAGGTGGGCGTGCTGGTGCGGGCGTACTGTTACATTCGCAGCTATGGACCGGACGGGCTAAAAAGCGTCTCCGAAAACGCGGTGCTCAACGCCAATTATCTATTGGCTAAGGTGAAACACATTTTCCCGGTGCCGCATGGCGACCGCTGCCTGCACGAATTCGTGGCGAGCGGCCAAAAGCTGAAGACCGAGAAAGGGATCAGCGCGATGGACATCGCCAAGCGGCTGTTGGATTACGGCTTTCACGCGCCGACGGTTTATTTTCCCCTGACCGTGCGCGAGGCCCTGATGATCGAACCGACCGAGACCGAAAGCCGGGAAACGCTGGACGCCTTTGCCGAGACGCTGTTTCGCATCACCGAGGAATCCGCCGATTACCTGCACAGCGCGCCGCACTCCACCGCGACCAGCCGCCCGGACGAAGTGGCCGCGGCGAGAAAACCCGTGATGAGCTGGGGTGGGGAGGGCATGGGGCATTGA
- the gcvPA gene encoding aminomethyl-transferring glycine dehydrogenase subunit GcvPA encodes MAYLLNTPHDVETMLATIGVQSIDELFTMIPPELRFNRPLNLPPALTEQELMAHMGELAAKNVSPAQRVCFLGGGAYDHFIPSVVDYVAGRGEFYTSYTPYQPEVSQGNVQVFFEYQTMITELTGLPISNASLYDGGSAAAEAVLMSISATQRHKKVVTAASVHPEYRAIIETYFADLDTELVTVGTPDGVVTPEDLAAVVDDQTAAVLIQHPNFFGNLEQVQQLGQIAHARGAMYIVSFDPISLGLLQRPGDYGADIAIAEGQSLGTPLQYGGPYLGIMACREEFVRRMPGRIVGQTVDRRGQRCWVLTLQTREQHIRREKATSNICTNQGLFALRATVYLASLGPQGLRETANLCLQKAHYAQQQLVRLNRFGAAFDRPFYQEFVIRDYDGAVMELLETAGNAGYFAGIPLGQWYHDMADCLLVTVTEKRTKSEIDGLVRALASAPRRQVLLAGS; translated from the coding sequence ATGGCTTACCTGCTTAATACTCCGCACGATGTCGAAACCATGCTGGCCACGATCGGCGTGCAGTCCATTGACGAACTGTTTACGATGATTCCGCCGGAATTGCGGTTCAATCGCCCCCTGAACCTCCCTCCCGCCCTGACCGAGCAAGAGTTAATGGCCCACATGGGGGAATTAGCCGCAAAAAATGTCTCCCCGGCGCAGCGCGTCTGCTTCTTGGGCGGGGGGGCTTATGACCACTTTATCCCCAGCGTGGTCGATTACGTGGCGGGACGGGGAGAGTTTTACACCAGCTACACCCCCTATCAGCCGGAAGTTAGCCAAGGGAATGTGCAGGTCTTCTTTGAATATCAAACCATGATCACCGAGCTGACCGGCCTGCCGATCAGCAACGCCAGTTTGTATGACGGGGGAAGCGCCGCGGCGGAGGCGGTCCTCATGAGCATCAGCGCTACCCAGCGGCATAAAAAAGTGGTCACCGCGGCCAGCGTCCACCCCGAATACCGCGCCATTATCGAAACTTACTTTGCGGATTTGGATACCGAACTGGTCACCGTGGGGACGCCGGATGGCGTGGTCACTCCCGAGGATTTGGCCGCCGTCGTCGATGACCAGACCGCGGCCGTCCTTATTCAACATCCCAACTTTTTTGGCAATCTAGAGCAAGTCCAACAATTGGGCCAGATCGCCCATGCCCGGGGGGCAATGTACATCGTCTCGTTCGATCCGATCAGCCTGGGACTGTTGCAGCGACCGGGGGATTACGGGGCGGACATTGCCATTGCGGAGGGACAATCCCTAGGGACGCCGCTGCAGTATGGCGGTCCCTACCTGGGCATCATGGCCTGCCGCGAGGAATTTGTCCGCCGGATGCCCGGTCGCATCGTGGGACAAACAGTCGACCGTCGCGGCCAGCGCTGTTGGGTGCTGACCCTGCAAACCCGCGAACAGCACATTCGCCGGGAAAAAGCGACTAGCAACATTTGCACCAATCAGGGGTTGTTTGCCCTGCGGGCGACAGTGTATCTAGCGTCGTTGGGTCCCCAGGGCCTACGCGAGACCGCCAATCTGTGCCTGCAAAAAGCCCATTACGCCCAGCAACAGTTGGTGCGGCTCAACCGGTTTGGCGCGGCGTTTGATCGGCCGTTTTACCAGGAATTTGTGATCCGCGATTACGACGGGGCAGTCATGGAACTGCTGGAAACCGCCGGAAATGCGGGCTACTTTGCCGGTATTCCCCTTGGTCAGTGGTACCACGACATGGCGGATTGCTTGTTAGTAACCGTGACCGAAAAGCGTACCAAGAGCGAAATCGACGGCTTGGTCCGGGCATTGGCATCAGCCCCCCGCCGACAAGTCCTACTCGCGGGATCTTAA
- the gcvH gene encoding glycine cleavage system protein GcvH, with the protein MSQTNLHYAKTHEWVRLETSGEQQVAVVGISAFAVEALTDLVHMQLSPVGKHVNVGDVFGEIESVKAVSDLYSPVAGEIIAANTDLANRLETLNTDPYNAGWLVKIKLDSGAGTGHLLDHATYEKECHNH; encoded by the coding sequence ATGTCACAGACCAATCTGCACTATGCCAAAACCCACGAATGGGTCCGTTTAGAAACCTCGGGCGAACAGCAAGTGGCCGTGGTGGGAATATCGGCCTTTGCCGTCGAGGCCCTGACGGACCTGGTTCATATGCAGCTTTCCCCCGTGGGAAAACATGTCAATGTGGGAGACGTATTTGGTGAAATCGAATCGGTAAAAGCGGTTAGTGATTTGTATAGTCCGGTGGCGGGAGAGATCATCGCCGCCAATACCGACTTGGCCAATCGACTAGAAACGCTCAATACGGATCCCTACAACGCTGGATGGCTAGTGAAAATCAAGCTCGATTCCGGCGCGGGAACGGGACATCTGCTGGATCATGCAACTTATGAAAAAGAATGCCACAACCATTGA
- the gcvT gene encoding glycine cleavage system aminomethyltransferase GcvT, with protein MTQPNLSLPLLQTPLHAWHAAAGGRMVEFGGWSMPVQYSSIVAEHTAVRTVAGLFDVSHMGRLLFSSSAGDSVTQVLAAVDGLTTRRVSDLAPGQIRYSLLTNDAAGILDDVLVYHVPAGISGEIAATVADTPAGEIPPGPQVGMVVNASNRQKVIAWLRSRLPRAITVHDLTASTAMIAVQGPDALGLVARFADFSPATLKYYHCGRGQVGGVPALISRTGYTGEDGCELIIPAGAAVDVWQKLLQAGQTHGVMACGLGARDTLRLEAAMPLYGHELDESTTPLEAGLGFAVTLGERSFPGHALLQSQKESGVAKTRVGLTVEGKRAPREQYPVHAAVTNGANSPDPAPQIGVVTSGTYSPTLERGIAMAYVPPGVSAPGTELQINLRGTLVPVTVVPLPFYKRK; from the coding sequence GTGACCCAGCCCAATCTATCTTTGCCGCTTTTGCAGACACCGCTGCATGCCTGGCATGCCGCCGCTGGCGGTCGCATGGTGGAATTTGGCGGCTGGTCCATGCCGGTTCAGTACAGCTCTATCGTGGCCGAGCATACCGCCGTCCGTACCGTCGCCGGGCTGTTTGATGTCAGCCACATGGGCCGGCTGCTGTTTTCCTCGAGCGCGGGTGATTCTGTCACCCAGGTGCTGGCGGCCGTGGACGGTTTAACCACGCGGCGCGTCAGCGATTTGGCTCCTGGGCAGATTCGCTACAGTCTGCTCACCAACGATGCGGCGGGGATTCTGGATGATGTGCTGGTCTATCATGTTCCCGCGGGCATATCAGGGGAAATTGCCGCTACAGTTGCAGATACTCCCGCAGGTGAAATACCCCCTGGTCCGCAGGTGGGCATGGTGGTCAACGCCAGCAACCGGCAAAAAGTGATCGCGTGGCTGCGGTCGCGATTGCCTCGGGCAATAACTGTGCATGATTTGACCGCTAGCACGGCGATGATCGCCGTACAGGGACCGGACGCGCTGGGGCTGGTTGCGCGATTTGCGGATTTCTCACCCGCAACATTGAAATACTATCACTGCGGCCGAGGGCAGGTGGGCGGGGTACCGGCGCTGATTAGCCGGACCGGCTACACCGGGGAAGATGGCTGCGAGCTGATTATTCCCGCCGGAGCGGCGGTGGATGTTTGGCAAAAATTGCTGCAAGCAGGCCAGACTCATGGCGTTATGGCTTGCGGCCTGGGTGCGCGCGATACCCTGCGGCTGGAAGCCGCGATGCCGCTGTATGGGCATGAACTGGATGAATCGACCACGCCGCTAGAGGCGGGCTTGGGCTTTGCCGTGACTTTAGGGGAGAGATCGTTTCCCGGTCATGCTCTATTACAAAGCCAAAAGGAATCTGGCGTAGCCAAGACGCGGGTCGGCCTGACGGTAGAGGGCAAACGCGCCCCGCGCGAGCAATATCCCGTGCACGCGGCGGTTACCAATGGAGCAAATAGTCCTGACCCCGCACCGCAAATTGGCGTGGTGACCAGCGGCACCTACTCGCCCACGCTAGAGCGGGGCATCGCCATGGCGTACGTTCCGCCGGGTGTTTCCGCGCCCGGGACAGAACTACAGATCAATCTGCGGGGGACTTTGGTCCCGGTCACGGTTGTGCCGCTGCCATTTTACAAGCGTAAGTAA
- the crcB gene encoding fluoride efflux transporter CrcB has translation MPAWLLNLLCVAGGGASGSLLRWWTALGVKSLLGNAWPWGTLTVNILGCFLFGFGFQWSLARGVPDDHPLRLLFFTGFLGAYTTYSTFAFDSHELQLSRGWHWAMVNVLAQVLLGWLAVWGGIAAAGAYKN, from the coding sequence ATGCCCGCTTGGCTGTTAAATCTTTTGTGCGTGGCCGGGGGTGGAGCCAGCGGTTCCCTGCTACGGTGGTGGACGGCGTTGGGCGTAAAGTCCCTGCTGGGAAACGCCTGGCCCTGGGGGACGCTGACGGTGAATATCCTCGGCTGCTTTTTGTTCGGCTTCGGCTTTCAATGGTCCCTAGCGCGCGGCGTCCCCGACGACCACCCCCTCCGGCTACTCTTCTTTACCGGCTTTTTAGGGGCTTACACGACTTACAGCACTTTTGCCTTTGATTCGCACGAGTTGCAGCTATCGCGCGGCTGGCACTGGGCCATGGTAAATGTCCTGGCCCAAGTGCTATTAGGCTGGTTGGCCGTGTGGGGAGGAATCGCGGCGGCGGGTGCATATAAAAATTAA
- a CDS encoding 3'-5' exonuclease, with translation MSDITDQHNPDHHDLLSMLTPAQRAAVTTIAGPVLILAGPGSGKTRVVTHRVAYILRQGVPGRQVLAMTFTNKAADEMKRRLELLAPGQNVWVSTFHRFCGSLLRRYGEFVGLGSNFTIYDTGDSLQLLKETIRALPVQLTHVTPERIQQAISWAKNSLILPEQYESRPGHPIGNLVKQIYPAYQKALLSANAVDFDDMLLHVAQLLREQSELRAALDERYRYIMVDEYQDTNLAQYMIVRGMSIDYPNLAVTGDPDQSIYGWRGANLNNILDFEQDYPQVAIVRLEQNYRSTKAILRAADALISHNKKRKAKSLFTDNDEGAAVTLTRYSNQQHEADAIAVAIAQAIQKSGRRARDFAIFYRMNALSRTLEHALREQGVPYQLVRGVEFYQRKEVKDLLAYLQLLNNPRDLVAFRRIVNLPARGISKTTVDAIEQYANLHGLGITDAARQAGLIAELNKRAMASTAKFMALFDQLQLAREAPVEEVLGQVLSLTGYDKLYAAADPEDEERLANIQELLSAAAEFDAQHPDDGGLEQFLEQACLTNDIDGWETEVDRVSLMTLHAAKGLEFPVVYLIAVEEGLLPHERSRHAADELEEERRLLFVGMTRAQAELHLSTAQMRTFRGQTRMTIPSMFLLELPSGEIHVRELTWLEQDDGHADHIHEDFEERVIPVRADLQTILESKLERIAQYKLQTAAELAVAENGPGGNGGHHLSGESGAEGSAVTAPDSPARETPPPRVPPEAFAHGMVVLHPEYGLGKITALSGRGIRRTATVKFATGAGEKKFLLAHAPLRPAKE, from the coding sequence ATGTCAGACATTACGGATCAGCACAACCCCGACCATCACGACCTGTTGTCCATGCTGACCCCCGCGCAGCGGGCGGCGGTGACCACCATTGCCGGGCCGGTGCTGATCCTGGCCGGGCCCGGCAGCGGCAAAACCCGCGTCGTCACCCATCGCGTGGCGTACATCCTCCGCCAGGGGGTGCCGGGGCGGCAGGTCCTGGCGATGACCTTTACCAACAAAGCCGCCGACGAAATGAAACGCCGGCTCGAACTGCTCGCCCCCGGCCAAAACGTCTGGGTCAGCACGTTTCACCGCTTTTGCGGCAGCCTACTACGCCGCTACGGCGAATTCGTGGGCCTGGGGTCGAACTTTACCATTTATGACACCGGCGACAGCCTGCAACTGCTGAAGGAAACAATCCGCGCGCTCCCGGTGCAACTGACGCATGTCACGCCGGAGCGGATCCAGCAGGCGATCAGTTGGGCCAAGAACAGCCTGATTTTGCCCGAGCAATACGAGTCCCGCCCCGGCCACCCGATCGGCAACTTGGTCAAGCAGATTTATCCCGCGTATCAAAAAGCCCTGCTGTCGGCCAACGCGGTGGACTTTGACGATATGCTGCTGCATGTGGCGCAGCTACTACGCGAGCAATCGGAGCTGCGGGCGGCGCTGGACGAGCGTTATCGCTATATCATGGTGGACGAATACCAGGACACCAATCTTGCGCAGTACATGATCGTGCGGGGGATGTCGATCGATTATCCCAATCTGGCCGTGACAGGGGACCCCGACCAGTCGATCTATGGCTGGCGCGGGGCGAATCTGAACAATATCTTGGACTTTGAACAGGATTATCCGCAGGTGGCGATTGTGCGGCTGGAGCAAAATTACCGCAGCACCAAGGCGATCTTGCGGGCGGCGGACGCGCTGATTAGCCATAACAAAAAGCGCAAGGCCAAGTCGCTGTTTACCGACAATGACGAGGGGGCCGCCGTCACACTGACGCGCTACTCCAACCAGCAGCACGAGGCGGACGCCATCGCGGTGGCGATCGCGCAAGCCATTCAAAAGTCGGGCCGCCGCGCGCGGGACTTTGCCATTTTTTACCGGATGAACGCCCTGTCGCGCACGCTGGAACATGCCCTGCGCGAACAAGGGGTGCCATATCAGTTGGTCCGCGGCGTGGAATTTTACCAGCGCAAAGAGGTCAAGGACCTGCTGGCCTATTTGCAGTTGCTAAATAACCCGCGCGATCTGGTGGCATTTCGCCGGATTGTGAATCTTCCCGCGCGGGGGATTAGCAAAACCACGGTGGACGCCATCGAACAATATGCCAACTTGCACGGCCTGGGCATTACCGACGCCGCCCGGCAAGCAGGATTAATCGCGGAGCTGAACAAACGGGCGATGGCCTCGACGGCCAAATTCATGGCGCTCTTTGACCAGTTGCAACTCGCGCGGGAAGCCCCCGTGGAAGAGGTCTTGGGGCAGGTGCTGTCCCTCACCGGTTATGACAAGCTGTACGCCGCAGCCGACCCCGAGGATGAGGAACGCCTGGCCAATATTCAAGAACTACTCTCGGCGGCGGCCGAATTTGACGCCCAGCATCCCGATGACGGCGGGTTGGAGCAGTTTTTGGAACAGGCCTGCCTGACCAACGATATCGATGGCTGGGAGACCGAGGTTGACCGCGTGTCGCTAATGACGTTGCACGCGGCCAAGGGGCTGGAATTTCCCGTGGTCTATTTGATCGCCGTCGAGGAGGGCTTGTTGCCACATGAGCGCAGTCGCCACGCCGCCGACGAACTCGAGGAGGAACGTCGCTTGCTATTCGTGGGCATGACCCGCGCCCAGGCAGAATTGCACCTGAGCACGGCGCAGATGCGCACGTTTCGCGGGCAGACGCGGATGACCATCCCCAGCATGTTTTTGCTGGAGCTGCCCAGCGGCGAGATTCACGTCCGCGAACTGACGTGGCTGGAACAGGACGACGGCCACGCGGATCATATTCACGAAGATTTTGAGGAACGGGTGATTCCCGTGCGGGCGGATTTGCAAACCATTTTGGAAAGTAAGCTGGAGCGCATCGCCCAGTATAAATTGCAAACGGCGGCGGAACTGGCGGTCGCGGAGAATGGCCCTGGTGGCAATGGAGGGCATCATCTGTCCGGAGAAAGTGGTGCCGAGGGGTCTGCGGTGACCGCTCCGGACTCCCCCGCGCGGGAAACACCCCCTCCGCGCGTCCCGCCCGAGGCATTCGCCCATGGCATGGTGGTGCTGCATCCCGAATATGGCCTGGGAAAGATCACCGCGCTGAGCGGTCGGGGGATCCGCCGCACGGCAACGGTCAAGTTTGCGACCGGGGCGGGGGAAAAGAAGTTTTTACTCGCCCACGCGCCGCTGCGCCCGGCGAAGGAGTAG
- a CDS encoding DEAD/DEAH box helicase, with protein sequence MSTMKTWESEVLLNPANTQYPNKPRDHQVAAWQAMTKHFLDQEHQTGMIVMPTGAGKTVVAANWLLEHHVRMGGRVLWLSHRRSLLRQALDTFYQWGNSVYPKQKLGLIAISSSDSTWSMVTQKHDVVFSSMQSAVRQDNLDYVDLFIDDSDQGTFVVVDEAHHASAASYARLLRRLKKRHCKVLGLTATPVRGDIKDQQRLANLFDESIVYQINRQKLIDANVLAVPCFETVDTRVEAEKDFTPEDYRHLARWGEIAPGVLGRLAKNAPRNKLIVNQYLMNKDRYGPTIVFAADALHCVTLAEEFQKAGVRADYVTHNRNDAQEVMSHYQAKKKLDVIVNVEMLTEGFDAPHTRTVFIARPTKSETLMTQMVGRALRGKKSNGNDMAYLVTFLDSWKQFDVLDPKYVLGDAQDNDIAPNKYKPISTLPIPIELVREAYRLVSNSCAAHLEGVFQCLPHGWLIWWDTSEDDQNQRTVMVFENQREGYDTLLAHLNASKNIPEDVSEDYARNLIQKYFVDAPDPLPSWLDIQSLLEAKRNNIEIHQYTFDDKRNFDPSALAKQIFEQQMTPKLMQERMQEIWNRLPACSFVYRDNFHAFAEDVSRELTTLITPPPFPLEPETLSLVPTAKPNSWGNQDAGYNLVKIRDIVLAAKAHFPNGTPKLGDLRWMNRVSKGLFGFYRQSDCSISINPILNSPDVPQFVMEFLLYHELLHADMPYAGHNPDFKARERLFLPSSGAIKEAFERGIKPATSNGVWRARANSFLDTFQANWVM encoded by the coding sequence ATGTCGACGATGAAAACTTGGGAATCCGAAGTTTTGCTAAATCCGGCGAATACGCAGTACCCGAACAAACCTCGAGATCATCAGGTTGCTGCTTGGCAAGCCATGACGAAACACTTTCTTGACCAAGAACATCAGACTGGCATGATCGTGATGCCAACTGGTGCTGGCAAGACTGTGGTTGCGGCCAATTGGCTGCTCGAACATCATGTTCGGATGGGCGGGCGGGTGCTATGGCTATCCCATCGTCGTAGTTTGCTTCGCCAGGCATTAGACACTTTCTACCAGTGGGGCAACTCAGTGTATCCGAAGCAAAAATTAGGATTAATTGCCATTTCTTCCAGTGATTCTACTTGGTCCATGGTCACGCAAAAGCACGATGTGGTATTTTCGTCGATGCAAAGCGCGGTTCGACAAGACAACCTCGATTATGTCGATTTATTTATCGATGATTCAGACCAAGGAACATTTGTAGTCGTCGATGAAGCCCATCACGCCAGTGCTGCCAGTTATGCTCGACTGTTGCGTCGTCTCAAGAAACGACACTGCAAAGTGCTGGGGTTAACTGCCACGCCGGTGCGTGGCGATATCAAAGATCAGCAGCGATTGGCAAATTTATTCGACGAGTCGATTGTGTACCAAATCAATCGACAAAAGTTAATAGATGCAAACGTCCTGGCAGTACCTTGCTTTGAAACTGTCGATACGCGGGTTGAAGCCGAAAAAGATTTCACGCCCGAAGATTACCGTCATTTAGCACGTTGGGGCGAAATCGCTCCCGGCGTATTAGGTCGCCTAGCGAAGAATGCACCTCGGAACAAACTCATAGTCAATCAATACCTCATGAATAAAGACCGTTATGGGCCAACTATCGTTTTTGCCGCGGATGCGCTGCATTGTGTCACGTTGGCGGAAGAATTTCAAAAGGCGGGGGTTCGTGCCGACTATGTGACCCACAACCGGAACGATGCCCAGGAGGTGATGAGTCACTATCAAGCAAAGAAGAAGCTGGATGTGATTGTCAATGTCGAGATGCTGACCGAAGGGTTTGATGCGCCTCATACTCGCACGGTATTCATTGCGCGCCCCACTAAGTCCGAAACTCTTATGACACAAATGGTTGGACGAGCCTTGCGGGGCAAGAAATCCAACGGAAATGACATGGCATACCTTGTTACATTCCTTGATTCTTGGAAGCAATTTGATGTACTTGATCCCAAATATGTGCTGGGAGATGCCCAAGACAACGACATCGCGCCCAACAAATATAAGCCAATTTCCACATTGCCGATTCCTATTGAATTGGTTCGAGAAGCCTATCGCTTGGTTTCAAATAGCTGCGCGGCGCATTTAGAAGGCGTCTTTCAATGTCTGCCGCATGGCTGGTTGATTTGGTGGGACACATCCGAAGACGACCAGAATCAGCGGACGGTCATGGTTTTTGAAAACCAACGCGAAGGTTATGATACCCTATTGGCCCACCTTAATGCTTCTAAAAATATTCCCGAGGATGTCTCCGAGGACTATGCTAGAAACTTGATTCAAAAATATTTTGTTGATGCTCCAGATCCTTTGCCATCTTGGTTGGATATCCAATCGTTACTGGAGGCTAAGCGTAATAACATCGAGATCCATCAATACACTTTTGATGATAAAAGGAATTTTGACCCATCCGCGCTTGCAAAACAAATCTTTGAACAGCAAATGACACCAAAACTGATGCAAGAGCGCATGCAAGAAATCTGGAATCGATTGCCAGCGTGTAGCTTTGTTTACCGCGACAATTTTCACGCCTTTGCAGAAGATGTTTCTCGGGAATTAACTACCTTAATCACTCCCCCTCCATTTCCATTGGAGCCTGAAACTTTAAGTCTTGTTCCCACCGCGAAACCTAATTCCTGGGGTAACCAGGATGCAGGTTATAACCTCGTGAAAATTCGTGACATTGTGCTTGCAGCCAAAGCTCATTTTCCGAATGGAACTCCAAAGCTGGGCGATCTGCGTTGGATGAATCGAGTCAGCAAGGGCTTGTTTGGCTTTTACCGACAATCTGATTGCAGTATCAGCATCAATCCAATTCTGAATTCACCGGATGTACCTCAATTTGTGATGGAGTTTCTCTTGTACCACGAATTGCTGCATGCGGACATGCCCTATGCAGGCCATAACCCTGACTTTAAAGCTAGAGAGAGACTGTTTCTTCCCTCGTCTGGGGCAATTAAAGAGGCTTTTGAGCGAGGAATTAAACCAGCCACGTCTAACGGGGTATGGCGGGCACGTGCCAATAGTTTTCTGGACACGTTTCAAGCTAACTGGGTAATGTAG
- a CDS encoding RNA polymerase sigma factor, with product MQRKYGDTTRMQLCIDRLQKGDESARKDLLERAQKRLKAYATKMLKSFPLVKGRYDIDALVSDVNARLLVSFKNQRKINDVEHFMYTVAKTIRCQLIDLHRKLKKQSEKVQVQNDSSALSKAKAKTMGPVKRAETTEAASLMHSIIGTLKIDHRQLLEMRFYGGLSLSEIASTLGIPISTIKRRYEDAKKEASRRLNGNQN from the coding sequence ATGCAACGCAAATATGGCGATACTACCCGAATGCAATTGTGCATTGATCGCTTGCAGAAAGGGGATGAATCTGCGCGTAAAGACCTTTTGGAACGCGCCCAAAAGCGACTCAAGGCATATGCCACTAAAATGCTTAAAAGTTTTCCATTAGTAAAAGGCAGATATGATATTGATGCTCTTGTTAGCGATGTGAATGCACGCCTCCTTGTATCATTCAAGAATCAACGAAAAATTAATGATGTTGAGCATTTCATGTATACCGTTGCCAAGACTATCCGATGTCAGCTTATCGATTTACACAGAAAGCTAAAGAAACAAAGCGAGAAGGTCCAGGTACAAAACGACTCATCTGCTCTAAGTAAAGCAAAGGCAAAAACAATGGGACCTGTCAAACGCGCTGAAACCACAGAAGCGGCTAGTTTGATGCATTCGATCATTGGCACGTTGAAAATAGATCATCGTCAATTACTGGAAATGCGGTTCTATGGTGGTCTATCACTCTCAGAGATTGCTTCCACTCTCGGAATTCCGATAAGCACGATTAAGCGTCGATATGAAGATGCAAAGAAAGAAGCATCGAGGAGGTTAAATGGAAACCAAAACTAA